From Zingiber officinale cultivar Zhangliang chromosome 5B, Zo_v1.1, whole genome shotgun sequence, the proteins below share one genomic window:
- the LOC121984263 gene encoding transcription factor bHLH144-like: MRRNTGHFTGNGPPDDEYEYRDHYPAPLNNIEFESTDTCPKNYVIFDQTRHKSRVMFHPSLAHKLGSPGFDPHEAGKSSYRDNDEEADGIDALLSSEEGDDDDDDDDVVSTGRTPSFRGDVGGSSSSNSSGRKAKVKKMVKTLKGIIPGGERMDTPAMLDEAVKYLKSLKVEAKKLGVKHLDH, from the coding sequence ATGCGAAGGAACACAGGACACTTCACCGGGAACGGTCCACCCGACGACGAATACGAGTACCGTGATCACTACCCTGCTCCTCTTAATAACATCGAGTTCGAGTCTACGGACACGTGCCCCAAGAACTACGTCATCTTCGACCAGACCCGTCACAAGAGCCGGGTCATGTTCCACCCCTCGCTCGCCCACAAGCTCGGGTCGCCGGGCTTCGACCCGCACGAAGCTGGCAAGAGCTCGTACAGAGACAACGACGAGGAGGCCGATGGCATCGACGCGCTGCTTAGCTCAGAAGAAGGCGATGACGACGATGACGATGACGACGTCGTCAGCACGGGAAGGACGCCTAGTTTTCGAGGAGACGTCGGAGGTAGCAGTAGCAGCAACAGCAGCGGGAGGAAGGCGAAGGTAAAGAAGATGGTGAAGACGTTGAAGGGGATCATCCCCGGCGGCGAACGCATGGATACTCCTGCCATGCTCGATGAGGCCGTAAAGTACCTCAAATCTCTCAAGGTGGAAGCCAAGAAGCTTGGAGTGAAACACCTTGACCATTAA